In Cygnus olor isolate bCygOlo1 chromosome W unlocalized genomic scaffold, bCygOlo1.pri.v2 SUPER_W4, whole genome shotgun sequence, the following proteins share a genomic window:
- the LOC121062967 gene encoding vasculin-like, translated as MGWQEESENDETCAPLTEDEMREFQAISEQLQKNGLRKNGILKNGLICDFKFSPWKNSTFQPALENDDSETSSSDTSDDDDV; from the exons ATGGGCTGGCAGGAAGAGAGTGAAAATGATGAAACATGTGCTCCACTAACAGAGGATGAGATGAGGGAATTCCAAGCCATTAGTGAACAG ttacaaaaaaaTGGTCTTCGGAAAAACggcattttgaaaaatggcCTTATCTGTGATTTTAAATTTAGCCCCTGGAAAAACAGCACTTTCCAACCTGCTCTGGAGAATGATGATTCTGAGACAAGCAGCAGTGATACATCAGATGATGATGATGTGTGA